The Bacteroidales bacterium genome has a segment encoding these proteins:
- a CDS encoding helix-hairpin-helix domain-containing protein — protein sequence MRGNFKNGLLIILIWIPGPLKAQLPLSSQEMEGLLYRSESAFIPESVLNEWMENGEASLDLNNASPEELEASALFTPYQLHQLLKYREEFGEIYSIQELAVIPGFHPGKVTEISPFVILNPAWEAKEKTRTQHRFQINLARACPGTGNSPDDSTTLWKNAHTGPPLFTCVRIRSRMSSRLSLALTYEKDAGEAFLYKNRPQFLSGYLSFEGQGFLNQIVLGNFKMNQGMGLVNGDGYLHRPGKLRINRQSLSRIRPYASKTESGFEQGLACQFELNKARFLIWTSCQPLSLSPSALLKNTEAGNWPDYQLTSGLYRTAGELEGRGLASRVHAGVQVLYSHRQLALGIMSGTECFFPTRKTLAYLGSDPGTVLRHKASLHGNWQKNRTQFFGEMALNAGGSLASLIGSSYMLNDFIQATLLLHHYGTDYLGSCPSSYASGSAIKNEQGLAFYLKAETGKFISAELSGELFRYRAPRYLSELPSSGNRVDLSLHNPGKKQIQWRLRVVSKNWQSTPAVNKGKLRPLIDSRVSRMDGQIKYKYLDHFQWQSRLVISRYSQQKQALPGYAVMQQVMLCPSPNLKLVMQFVQFRINDWENRIYLYEPGFYYSFSFPSYYGKGQKTTFLLTIKPAPRISISAKISAVTNMDLRKWEASLQWQLKL from the coding sequence ATGCGTGGTAATTTTAAAAATGGCCTGCTGATCATCCTGATATGGATCCCCGGACCTCTGAAAGCCCAGCTTCCGCTTAGCTCCCAGGAGATGGAGGGCCTCCTGTACCGGAGCGAATCGGCTTTTATCCCTGAATCTGTACTAAACGAATGGATGGAAAACGGGGAAGCATCTCTGGACCTTAACAATGCCTCTCCCGAAGAACTGGAAGCATCAGCTTTATTTACCCCCTACCAGCTTCATCAACTGTTAAAATACCGGGAAGAATTTGGGGAAATTTACTCCATTCAGGAGTTGGCCGTGATTCCTGGCTTCCATCCAGGCAAAGTTACTGAAATCTCACCCTTTGTTATCCTGAACCCGGCCTGGGAGGCCAAAGAAAAAACCCGGACGCAACACCGGTTTCAGATCAATCTGGCCAGAGCCTGCCCGGGCACCGGGAATTCCCCGGATGATTCCACAACCCTCTGGAAAAATGCTCATACAGGTCCCCCGCTGTTTACCTGTGTCAGAATCAGATCCAGAATGAGCAGCCGGCTCTCCCTGGCACTAACATACGAGAAAGATGCCGGGGAAGCATTTCTTTATAAAAACAGGCCCCAGTTTCTTTCAGGCTATCTCTCCTTCGAAGGCCAGGGTTTTCTCAATCAGATCGTACTTGGCAACTTTAAAATGAACCAGGGCATGGGACTGGTAAACGGTGACGGATATTTGCATCGGCCCGGAAAGCTTCGTATCAACCGTCAGTCACTCTCCAGGATCCGGCCCTATGCATCCAAAACTGAGTCCGGTTTTGAGCAGGGACTCGCCTGTCAGTTTGAGCTGAATAAGGCCAGATTCCTTATCTGGACCTCCTGTCAGCCCCTGAGCCTTTCTCCATCCGCTCTGTTGAAAAACACGGAGGCCGGGAACTGGCCGGATTACCAGCTTACAAGCGGCCTCTACAGAACCGCAGGTGAACTGGAAGGCAGAGGGCTGGCTTCCAGGGTCCACGCCGGGGTTCAGGTCCTTTACAGCCATCGCCAGCTTGCCCTGGGAATCATGAGTGGAACAGAATGCTTCTTTCCCACCAGAAAAACCCTGGCATACCTGGGTTCAGATCCAGGAACAGTCCTGCGCCATAAAGCCAGTCTGCATGGAAACTGGCAAAAAAACAGAACCCAGTTTTTCGGAGAAATGGCTCTGAACGCTGGGGGATCACTGGCAAGCCTTATCGGGTCGAGCTATATGCTGAACGATTTTATTCAGGCTACTCTCTTATTACACCACTATGGAACTGATTACCTGGGCTCCTGCCCTTCCTCCTACGCATCAGGAAGCGCTATAAAAAATGAACAGGGCCTGGCTTTTTATCTGAAGGCAGAGACTGGAAAATTCATCTCGGCGGAACTAAGCGGCGAACTATTCCGGTACCGGGCACCCCGGTACCTGTCGGAGCTTCCTTCCAGCGGGAACAGGGTGGATCTTTCTCTGCACAATCCGGGAAAAAAACAAATACAGTGGAGGCTCCGGGTGGTCAGCAAAAACTGGCAATCAACCCCCGCCGTCAATAAGGGCAAATTGCGCCCCCTGATAGATTCCAGGGTAAGCAGGATGGATGGACAAATAAAGTATAAGTATCTGGATCACTTCCAGTGGCAAAGCAGGCTGGTGATCTCCAGATACTCTCAGCAGAAGCAGGCTCTTCCCGGGTATGCCGTTATGCAGCAGGTAATGCTCTGTCCATCCCCAAATCTGAAATTAGTTATGCAATTTGTGCAATTCCGAATAAATGACTGGGAAAACAGGATCTACCTGTATGAACCGGGCTTCTACTATAGTTTCAGCTTTCCCTCCTACTATGGGAAGGGACAGAAAACCACCTTTCTGCTGACTATAAAACCAGCACCGCGGATCAGCATCTCGGCAAAAATATCTGCAGTCACAAACATGGACCTTCGAAAGTGGGAAGCATCACTCCAGTGGCAGCTGAAGCTTTAG
- the recJ gene encoding single-stranded-DNA-specific exonuclease RecJ, with protein sequence MNRNWVIKSPGNEEEITSLSGELGIDRPLAQLLAQRNIKTFKEAREFFRPDLANLHDPFLMKDMDRAIERIQEAIQDGEKVMVYGDYDVDGTTAVALVYSCFKTHFKDIDYYIPDRYDEGYGISLKGIDYAARHGFSLVIALDCGIKAVEKIDYARSKGVEFIICDHHNPGDKIPNAVAVLDPKQPGCPYPYKELSGCGVGLKLVQAYGMRNGLDACNIYDYLDLVVVSIASDIVPITGENRILAHFGLKKLNDDPSIGMKAIKEVAGIDRKGITIEDIVFKIGPRINAAGRMESGKKSVDLLVCEKSSDARIISKKINNFNLDRRNIDTEITRQAIEMIQGDASLRMKNSTVLYNPEWHKGVIGIVASRLLDHFYRPTVILTRSDGLVTGSARSVNGFDLYQAIESCSDLLENFGGHKYAAGLTMKVQNLPVFRERFEEIIKETIDPEQLIPVVEIDTELQLTEITDKFFRILKQFEPFGPENVSPVFLSENVVDNGYGRTVGTNGEHLKLTLIQEENPFKVFNAIGFHKGNLFDQINKGTPFDICYQLMENDFRGKVSLQINILDLKFD encoded by the coding sequence ATGAATAGGAACTGGGTCATAAAATCACCGGGTAATGAAGAAGAGATTACTTCCCTGTCCGGTGAACTGGGCATTGACAGGCCCCTGGCCCAGTTGCTGGCCCAGCGTAATATCAAGACCTTTAAGGAGGCCAGGGAGTTTTTCCGTCCCGATCTCGCCAATCTTCATGATCCCTTTCTGATGAAGGACATGGACAGGGCTATCGAACGTATTCAGGAGGCCATCCAGGACGGAGAGAAGGTGATGGTTTACGGAGACTATGATGTGGATGGGACTACCGCAGTTGCCCTGGTCTATTCCTGTTTCAAGACTCATTTCAAGGATATCGATTACTATATCCCTGACCGCTATGATGAGGGTTACGGAATCTCGCTCAAAGGGATAGATTATGCGGCCCGGCATGGATTCAGCCTGGTAATAGCCCTGGATTGTGGAATCAAAGCAGTGGAAAAGATTGATTATGCCCGCAGTAAGGGGGTAGAGTTTATTATTTGTGATCACCATAATCCCGGTGATAAGATCCCGAATGCTGTAGCTGTACTGGATCCAAAACAGCCGGGTTGTCCCTATCCTTACAAGGAGCTGTCGGGTTGCGGGGTGGGATTAAAACTGGTTCAGGCCTATGGAATGAGGAATGGTCTGGATGCCTGTAATATCTACGATTATCTGGACTTGGTGGTGGTCAGCATTGCCTCAGACATTGTCCCCATTACGGGTGAAAACCGTATACTGGCCCATTTTGGACTAAAAAAACTGAATGATGATCCATCCATTGGCATGAAAGCCATCAAAGAAGTAGCAGGTATCGACAGAAAGGGGATCACCATTGAAGATATTGTTTTTAAAATAGGCCCGAGAATTAATGCTGCAGGGAGAATGGAGTCGGGCAAGAAATCGGTCGACCTGCTGGTTTGTGAGAAAAGCTCAGATGCCCGGATTATCAGCAAAAAGATCAACAATTTCAATCTGGATCGCAGGAACATTGATACTGAAATCACCCGGCAGGCCATTGAAATGATCCAGGGCGATGCTTCTCTCAGGATGAAAAACTCCACGGTACTTTATAATCCCGAATGGCACAAAGGAGTAATAGGAATTGTTGCCTCCAGGTTGCTGGATCATTTTTACAGACCTACGGTGATTCTTACCAGGTCCGACGGACTGGTAACCGGATCGGCCCGGTCGGTAAATGGCTTTGACCTTTACCAGGCCATCGAATCGTGCAGTGATCTCCTTGAAAATTTTGGTGGACATAAGTATGCTGCGGGGCTGACTATGAAGGTGCAGAACCTTCCCGTTTTCAGAGAACGTTTTGAGGAAATAATCAAAGAGACTATCGATCCCGAGCAATTGATTCCTGTGGTTGAGATTGACACGGAGCTCCAACTTACAGAAATCACAGATAAATTCTTCAGGATTTTAAAACAGTTTGAGCCCTTTGGCCCCGAGAATGTTAGTCCGGTATTTCTCTCTGAAAATGTGGTTGATAACGGGTATGGCCGTACGGTAGGCACCAACGGCGAGCATTTGAAATTAACCCTGATCCAGGAGGAGAATCCCTTTAAGGTTTTTAATGCTATCGGTTTTCACAAGGGGAATCTTTTCGATCAGATTAATAAAGGAACACCCTTTGATATTTGTTACCAGCTGATGGAAAATGATTTCAGGGGCAAAGTCAGTCTGCAGATAAATATCCTCGATCTGAAGTTTGACTAA
- the lysS gene encoding lysine--tRNA ligase, with protein MHHPEHSEQEQIRRNSLKEIRKLGINPYPPELFKTSHHAADIIAGFEENEEAFKELCLAGRIMSRRIMGNASFAEIQDSSGKIQIYIRRDDLCPEEDKTLYNTVFKKLLDIGDIIGVRGYAFRTQVGEISVHVKELILLSKSIRPLPIVKEAGGKIYDAVTDAEYRYRQRYVDLIVNPESRELFRKRTRIYTTLRKLFNERGYLEVETPILQPIPGGAAARPFITHHNALDIPLYLRIANELYLKRLIVGGYDGVYEFSKDFRNEGMDRTHNPEFTVMEIYVAYKDYRWMMDFTEEMIEKVALDLHGTTRVQVGDQEIDFKRPFRRITMLDAIKEHTGYDIAGKDEANLRDIADRLEVELDASMGKGKIIDAIFGEKAEPFMIQPTFVTDYPVEMSPLCKKHRDNPELTERFELMVNGKELCNAYTELNDPIDQLERFQDQLKLSEKGDDEAMFIDMDFVRALEYGMPPTSGMGLGMDRLVMLMTNQSSIQEVLFFPQMKPEAGARAQGKPSGEPFRELGIPEEWLEHMQVLGYDSVEKIKAEEKPGRLHQKMMGYRKKNKLEIPTVTMEQVQEWIR; from the coding sequence ATGCATCATCCCGAGCATAGCGAACAGGAACAGATCAGGAGAAATTCTCTGAAAGAGATCAGGAAACTGGGCATCAATCCCTATCCTCCCGAACTGTTTAAAACCAGCCATCATGCGGCTGATATCATCGCGGGGTTTGAAGAGAATGAAGAAGCTTTTAAAGAGCTTTGCCTGGCCGGAAGAATTATGAGCAGGCGCATTATGGGAAACGCATCTTTCGCAGAAATCCAGGACTCTTCAGGAAAGATTCAGATCTACATCCGGCGGGACGACCTGTGCCCGGAGGAGGACAAAACTCTATACAATACGGTATTCAAAAAACTTCTCGACATCGGGGATATTATCGGCGTGAGGGGATATGCTTTTCGTACCCAGGTCGGGGAAATATCCGTCCACGTGAAAGAGCTGATACTACTCAGCAAATCCATCAGGCCCCTGCCCATCGTAAAGGAGGCCGGCGGAAAGATCTATGATGCGGTAACCGATGCCGAATACCGCTACCGTCAGCGCTATGTGGATCTGATCGTGAACCCGGAATCGCGTGAACTTTTCAGAAAACGGACCCGGATCTATACCACCCTTCGAAAACTATTCAACGAAAGAGGGTACCTGGAGGTCGAAACCCCCATCCTTCAACCCATTCCCGGAGGTGCTGCTGCCCGCCCCTTCATTACCCATCACAATGCACTGGACATTCCACTCTACCTTCGGATTGCCAACGAACTCTATCTGAAAAGACTTATCGTCGGGGGCTATGATGGGGTATATGAATTCTCCAAGGACTTCCGTAACGAAGGGATGGACCGCACCCATAATCCTGAGTTTACTGTGATGGAGATTTATGTGGCTTATAAGGATTACAGGTGGATGATGGACTTCACCGAGGAAATGATTGAGAAGGTTGCCCTGGACCTGCACGGAACCACCCGGGTACAGGTGGGTGACCAGGAAATCGATTTCAAACGTCCGTTCAGACGAATTACCATGCTGGATGCCATCAAAGAGCATACCGGATATGATATCGCAGGAAAAGATGAGGCCAATCTGAGGGATATTGCAGATCGCCTGGAGGTGGAACTGGACGCCTCTATGGGGAAGGGGAAGATCATTGATGCCATTTTCGGAGAAAAGGCCGAACCTTTTATGATCCAGCCGACCTTTGTCACCGACTACCCCGTGGAGATGTCGCCGCTTTGCAAAAAACATCGAGACAACCCGGAGCTGACCGAGCGCTTCGAGCTGATGGTCAACGGGAAAGAACTTTGCAATGCCTACACCGAGCTCAACGATCCCATCGACCAGCTGGAGCGCTTCCAGGATCAGCTTAAACTATCCGAAAAAGGGGATGATGAAGCGATGTTTATCGACATGGATTTTGTGCGTGCCCTGGAGTACGGCATGCCTCCCACCTCGGGGATGGGACTGGGAATGGACCGTCTGGTCATGCTTATGACCAACCAGAGCAGCATTCAGGAGGTGCTCTTCTTCCCGCAAATGAAACCCGAGGCCGGGGCCAGGGCCCAGGGCAAGCCCTCCGGGGAACCCTTCCGTGAGCTGGGCATCCCCGAGGAGTGGCTGGAACACATGCAGGTCCTGGGCTACGACTCCGTCGAAAAAATCAAGGCCGAAGAAAAACCGGGCCGTCTCCACCAGAAAATGATGGGCTACCGGAAAAAGAACAAGCTGGAGATCCCAACGGTGACCATGGAGCAGGTGCAGGAATGGATCAGGTAA
- a CDS encoding MarR family transcriptional regulator, which translates to MEIKELVLETMKKAGEPVNAGKIAEISRLDRKAVDKAMATLKKEGTIVSPKRCFWEPK; encoded by the coding sequence ATGGAAATAAAAGAACTGGTTCTGGAAACCATGAAAAAAGCCGGGGAACCTGTAAACGCGGGTAAAATAGCTGAAATTTCGAGGCTGGACCGGAAAGCTGTGGATAAGGCCATGGCCACGCTTAAAAAGGAAGGGACCATTGTTTCTCCCAAAAGGTGTTTCTGGGAACCTAAATAA
- a CDS encoding tryptophan-rich sensory protein, with amino-acid sequence MLRYIALLFFGAMVYVNYLANSLPINGKTTGQLSDAYPNLFVPSGITFSIWGIIYLLLAVYCVLQFLPASKEIAVRLSWLFIISCVFNGLWIVAWHYQKLPLSLLLMLGLLVSLILINLLLKDLPMGLLKAAFGIYLGWICMATIANVTAFLVDGGWGGMGISQEAWTIILIATGTMIVSLTILRIDNPFIGLSVVWAFTGIIIKRSADYRSIVIAAAIGIFIVGLITILAFLGKRMG; translated from the coding sequence ATGCTTCGCTACATCGCACTTCTTTTCTTCGGGGCCATGGTTTATGTGAACTACCTGGCCAATTCGCTGCCGATTAACGGGAAAACAACCGGTCAGCTGTCCGATGCCTATCCCAACCTTTTTGTGCCTTCGGGGATTACATTCTCCATATGGGGAATCATATATCTGTTGCTTGCTGTTTATTGCGTGCTGCAGTTTTTACCTGCTTCAAAGGAAATAGCTGTCAGGCTAAGCTGGCTGTTTATTATTTCCTGTGTGTTCAATGGCTTATGGATCGTGGCATGGCATTACCAGAAACTTCCCTTATCATTACTGCTGATGCTTGGCTTGCTGGTTTCACTTATTCTGATCAATCTTCTGCTTAAGGATTTGCCAATGGGGCTTTTGAAAGCAGCATTTGGCATATACCTGGGTTGGATCTGTATGGCCACCATAGCGAATGTTACGGCATTCCTTGTAGATGGCGGATGGGGAGGCATGGGTATTTCGCAGGAGGCATGGACCATAATTTTGATTGCCACAGGTACAATGATTGTATCGCTAACCATACTGAGAATCGACAATCCCTTTATCGGTCTTTCAGTGGTATGGGCTTTTACCGGCATAATCATAAAACGCTCGGCTGACTACAGAAGCATTGTTATCGCAGCAGCCATTGGGATATTTATTGTGGGTCTTATCACTATTCTTGCTTTCCTCGGGAAGAGGATGGGGTGA
- a CDS encoding glutamine synthetase family protein has translation MRDLEVLMNPNRMVRHLQKPAREFTKYDIIKFIGDHHIEMLNFRYVGEDGKLKALNFVITSKDYLESILSTGERVDGSSLFSYVEAESSDLYVIPRFRTAFVNPFTDQPSLDILCSFYTKEGHPLESAPEYILKKASSLFTAETGFTFKAMGELEYYIISEKNDLYPARDQGGYHTAAPFANWEKLRLEALQIIAQCGGKVKYGHSEVGNFSTDTHMYEQHEIEFNPVEAEEAVEQLLVAKWILRMLGQKYGVTISFSPKITVGKAGSGLHIHFLIEKDGVNYMADEQGLTDTAKKMIAGILDKAPSLTAFGNTIPTSYLRLVPHQEAPTMVCWGDSNRSVLVRVPLGWIAKTSMIKDANPQERGEVPYISGKQTVEFRVPDGSADLYHLMAAIILASKEGLLHEDSLQRAKDLYIDVNIFRTEHKDILDRLVALPASCYESAQSLEKEADFYKKDGVFPEGTVKSFVDKLKAFDDRKLSERLYNKTGEVKKLVDEYLHCM, from the coding sequence ATGAGAGACCTGGAAGTTTTAATGAATCCGAACAGGATGGTAAGGCATCTTCAGAAACCAGCCCGTGAGTTTACAAAATATGACATCATCAAGTTTATCGGCGATCATCATATTGAGATGTTAAATTTCAGGTATGTGGGTGAGGACGGGAAACTGAAGGCGCTCAATTTTGTCATTACCAGCAAAGATTACCTGGAGTCGATTTTATCTACCGGAGAGCGTGTCGATGGATCAAGCCTGTTCTCCTATGTGGAGGCTGAATCCAGTGATTTGTATGTGATTCCCAGATTTCGTACCGCTTTTGTTAATCCCTTTACAGACCAGCCTTCTTTAGATATACTCTGCTCTTTTTATACAAAAGAGGGGCATCCTCTGGAAAGCGCACCGGAGTATATCCTGAAAAAGGCTTCCAGTCTGTTTACTGCAGAAACCGGCTTTACTTTCAAGGCCATGGGGGAGTTGGAGTATTATATTATCAGCGAGAAGAATGACCTGTACCCCGCGAGGGACCAGGGCGGGTATCATACGGCAGCTCCATTTGCAAACTGGGAAAAACTGAGACTAGAAGCTCTGCAGATTATTGCTCAGTGTGGCGGTAAGGTCAAATACGGGCATTCGGAGGTGGGGAATTTTTCTACCGATACCCATATGTATGAACAACATGAAATTGAATTTAATCCGGTGGAGGCTGAAGAGGCGGTTGAACAGCTGTTGGTCGCCAAGTGGATCCTGAGGATGCTTGGCCAGAAATATGGAGTGACCATCAGTTTTAGTCCCAAGATTACTGTGGGGAAAGCAGGAAGCGGACTCCATATTCATTTCTTAATTGAAAAGGACGGAGTTAACTATATGGCTGATGAGCAGGGGCTGACTGATACCGCAAAAAAAATGATCGCAGGAATTCTGGATAAGGCACCATCCTTAACTGCCTTTGGGAACACCATACCGACTTCATATTTAAGACTGGTGCCCCACCAGGAGGCTCCGACCATGGTTTGCTGGGGCGACAGCAACCGGTCCGTATTGGTGCGCGTACCCCTGGGATGGATCGCCAAGACCAGTATGATTAAGGATGCTAATCCGCAGGAAAGGGGCGAGGTTCCGTATATTTCCGGAAAGCAAACCGTTGAATTCAGAGTTCCTGACGGTTCTGCCGACCTGTATCACCTGATGGCTGCAATCATCCTGGCATCAAAAGAAGGTTTGCTGCATGAGGATTCATTACAAAGAGCCAAAGACCTGTATATTGATGTTAATATTTTCAGGACGGAACACAAAGATATTCTGGACCGTTTGGTCGCTTTGCCGGCCTCCTGTTATGAATCTGCACAGTCTCTGGAGAAAGAGGCTGACTTTTATAAAAAAGATGGTGTTTTTCCTGAAGGGACAGTAAAGAGCTTTGTTGATAAACTGAAGGCATTTGACGATCGCAAATTAAGCGAACGCTTATACAACAAAACCGGGGAGGTAAAGAAGCTGGTGGATGAGTACCTGCATTGTATGTAA